TGTTGTTGCAGGAGAAGGAATCTGGTGCTGGCCCGGGCCGTGCTCAGGTCGCCGTCGGTCAGCAGCGCGGTGAACGCCTCGTAGAGATCGCGGGCGAAGACCTCACGGTAGGAGCCGAAATAGGTGTTGGCCGGATCGCCCGCCGAGACGGCCTGCCCCCACGGCGAGGCCAGCGAGGCGACGATGGCGCCCGGGAAGGTCTTGTCCTCGCTGGACTTCACCGCGTTGGCCGACACGTAGTACTCCTTGACCGCAGCCGCCTGCTGGGCCCGGGTCAGTCCCGTCCGGTGGAGCCACGGGTGACGAAGACCGGCGTCGTAACGGAGCCAACCGGCTTCGTACTGCGCCAGAAGCCGGGGCAGCGGGGTCCGCGCCGTGGCACCGGCGGTGGCCACCGCGGCGGCCTGGGTGGTGCCGAATCCGAGAGCCAGGGTGCTCGAGCCATCCCGGCCCAGCGAGACCGCGGCGGTCTGCTCGACGTTGCCCGACGCCGCGTTGTCGTAGAGCGGGGAGAGGGTGTGCCCGGCGTCCAGCTCGGCCAGGCCGTCACTGGCGCTACCGACGAAGCCGGAGCTGACCGCCGTGAACGGCCGGTCGGCCCGCAACGCGAGGTAACTCGGGACGGCGTAGTCGCGGTTCGCGGCGTTCGTCGTGGTGACCGTGTCGTACGAGACGGGGACGGGCGATCCGGTGCTGCGGTCGACCGTGGCCGAATCGGCGCCGCCATTGCCCGGCCCGCCGCCGCCGTTCCCGCCGACCGTGGCATCCAGCCGGACGTACAGCCGGAAGTGCGCGGCCGCCCGGACGAGCGGGGTGTAGCGGGTGTGCACGACCACGCTGGAGCGGTTGGTGTCGGTGAGATATGTTGTGGTGAGGCGGTATTGGCCGGATTTGGCGGTCGAGACGACGGTGCACGTCATCCCGGTCCGGTCGGCCGACACGGTGTAGGTCATGTCCCGGGACTGCAGGTCGGTGAACGAGGAACCGTCACTGACCAGGAACTGCATGGTCTGGACGTTAGTGGTGTCGACGGTCGGCGCGTAGACATCGGACAGCACGCCTCCGGCCACGGTGTACCAGATCTTCGACGTGGTGTTGCGGGCCGTGCCCAGGCAGTCCTTGCGAGCCAGATCGAAATGGCTCAACGTTCCGGGCCCGTCGGCGGCCGCGGCCGGGGGCGCCGTGGTGGCCGGAACCGCTGCCGCCGGCAGCGCACCCCACCCACTCGCGGCCACCGCGCAGGCGAGCAACGCCAGACGAAGACGAGAACGTTTCATGCCGACCTCGATTCGTGCGTGCACCCTGGCCCCGTTGCCCGGACGCGCGGCCTCATTCGAGTCCTGTGTGACTTACATGTCAAGGGCCATCGAGGGTCCTGGGCGGTCAGGTCAACTCGGAAACCAGAAGTTCCATCAGGACGCCGTCGTGCCAGCCGGTCCCGTCCGGGTTGCGCTCGTACTCGCGGAGCACCCCGACCGTACGGAATCCGACCGCGGCGTACGTGCTGATCGCGCGATGATTCTGCGCCGCCGGATCGATCACGATCCGATGGTGCCGCCGTTCCGAGAACAGGTACCGGGCCAGGGTCCGCACGGCCTCCCGGCCGAGCCCGCGGCCCTGCAACTTCGGATCGAGGAAGATGTCGATCCCGGCGTGCCGGTACATCGGGTCGAGTTCCTCGCTGTACTGGACCAGACCGGCCACCCGCCCGTCGACCTCGATGGCGAACTTGACGGTGTCCGGATCGTCGTCGACCGGCCACGTGTCGTCGTCGACGTCGTCGCCCCACCAGCGGGCCACCTCGGGGGTCCGCAGGATCGCGATCAGGGCGGCCCCGTCGGCCGGGACGACCGCCCGCAGGATCAGACCGGCACCGCTCAACGTCGGCTGTTGGCTCATGCCCGACACGGTAGAGGTCGGGTGGCCGCCCGGCATGCTCTCAGCCTGCGAGTCGGGCCTTCACCAGCGCGATCGGGGGGTTGGTCAGGGACGTTCCGTCGGCGAAGACCACGGTCGGCACGGTCCGGTTGCCGTTGTTCAGGCTCTGCACGAGCGCCGCCGCCTCGCCGTCCTCGTCCACGTCGATGTCGTCGAATTCGATGCCGGCCCGATCGAGGTCGGTCACCAATCGACGGCTGAACGGACACCAGGACGTCGTGTAGACGGTCAGATCACTCATGACCAGTGCAACCACACCGTCGGCCGGGGCATTCCGGCGTCAACCGACCGGGACGACCTGCCCCGCGTGGTAGCGGGTCACCGCCACCGCTCCGTCCTCGCCGGGACGCACCAGGTGCGCGTGCCCGCGACCGGACACACGAACCTGGCCGGCGGCCACCGTGACGGCGGTGTCCTCGTCGACGGCCAGCCCCGGAACGCCGCTGACCCGGACCGATTCGATCAGTCGGGGCACGGTTCCCCACTGTCCGGCGTGGACGTCGACCAGGAACGGCACCAGGGCGAGGCCGTCGACCACGGTGACCTCGCCCAAGTCCTCTCCGGCGTCCTCGGGGATCAACGGGCGCCCGTTCACCGTCCAGCCGCCGACCACGGCCTGCTCCCCGGCGATCGCCGCCCCGGCCGAGAAACCGCAGTACGGCCGGTCCTCCAGCCACCGACGCAGATCGGACGCGACCGGGGTCACTGCGGCCGCATAGGCCGGGGTGAGACCGCCGCAGACCAGCAACCCGCCGGCATCGCCGAGGGCAGCGACATCCAGGTGTTCGCCGACCGGCACCAGCACCGGGGCCGGACGGCAGTCCCCGGCCGCTCGGAGCGCCGCCGACCAGCGCTCGAACTGGTCGGCGCCGTCGCCCTCGTCGATCACCACGCAGGCGATCTCCCCGGCCGATTCGGCCACGAAGGCCGCGTACAACTCCGGCGCGGACCAGCCGCCGCCGATCAGCGAGACGGTGCTCA
This window of the Nakamurella panacisegetis genome carries:
- a CDS encoding type 1 glutamine amidotransferase family protein translates to MSTVSLIGGGWSAPELYAAFVAESAGEIACVVIDEGDGADQFERWSAALRAAGDCRPAPVLVPVGEHLDVAALGDAGGLLVCGGLTPAYAAAVTPVASDLRRWLEDRPYCGFSAGAAIAGEQAVVGGWTVNGRPLIPEDAGEDLGEVTVVDGLALVPFLVDVHAGQWGTVPRLIESVRVSGVPGLAVDEDTAVTVAAGQVRVSGRGHAHLVRPGEDGAVAVTRYHAGQVVPVG
- a CDS encoding mycoredoxin; this translates as MSDLTVYTTSWCPFSRRLVTDLDRAGIEFDDIDVDEDGEAAALVQSLNNGNRTVPTVVFADGTSLTNPPIALVKARLAG
- a CDS encoding GNAT family N-acetyltransferase, with product MSQQPTLSGAGLILRAVVPADGAALIAILRTPEVARWWGDDVDDDTWPVDDDPDTVKFAIEVDGRVAGLVQYSEELDPMYRHAGIDIFLDPKLQGRGLGREAVRTLARYLFSERRHHRIVIDPAAQNHRAISTYAAVGFRTVGVLREYERNPDGTGWHDGVLMELLVSELT